Proteins co-encoded in one Apodemus sylvaticus chromosome 6, mApoSyl1.1, whole genome shotgun sequence genomic window:
- the LOC127687233 gene encoding centrosome-associated protein CEP250-like codes for MESQTQSNCISQDGSPGSEGKSSRTARTNLVAETKELCDVNPSCVKSHSVYPKVKTPLENCVPRRQTYGTSSLAKTLREHQTRLNKCLSSGTRFAQSSKGIPQPSPYLTILNELFKPERLTNLENQVKSRTVEALESLNRKIEEARLQEGRLLRDSRLLLREAVCVEAEKNSFLRVLRKQSEQCKKKHEQLWNRYVQECGEIIRKKQELTVKFAQQTKELRTQLLQGKIKQSLLGKQFQSMENISSIKKSQEMKIQMLEKELEDMKAEMVQQDHQAHLQFLQQKTHLMRETQELQSLQAGDCDTPEVRLKAQLFQSTAKKVNSEFCISVCRENLELQEDLLKLIREFHKLESIKRKLETWKEWLKEEQWYREALVRGRGQLKAKRERSYTCDPCLPNQGVLRPH; via the exons ATGGAATCCCAAACGCAGAGTAACTGCATTTCACAAGACGGAAGTCCCGGGTCTGAGGGCAAATCCAGTCGAACTGCTAGGACTAATTTAGTAGCTGAGACTAAGGAATTATGTGATGTCAACCCTAGCTGTGTAAAGTCCCATTCTGTGTACCCCAAAGTAAAGACACCTCTTGAAAATTGTGTTCCCCGAAGGCAGACATATGGCACCAGTTCTTTGGCAAAGACCCTCAGGGAGCACCAGACTCGACTCAATAAATGCCTGAGTTCTGGAACCAG gTTTGCCCAGAGTTCAAAAGGCATTCCTCAGCCATCGCCGTATCTTACGATTCTAAATGAACTCTTCAAGCCAGAGAGGCTAACGAACTTAGAAAACCAGGTAAAAAGCAGGACAGTCGAGGCCCTGGAAAGCCTGAACAGAAAAATAGAAGAGGCCAGGCTCCAGGAGGGGCGCCTGCTGCGAGACAGCAGGCTGCTGCTACGCGAGGCTGTCTGTGTGGAAGCTGAGAAGAACTCCTTCTTGAGAGTCCTAAGGAAGCAAAGTGAGCAGTGTAAAAAGAAACACGAGCAACTGTGGAATCGGTACGTTCAGGAATGTGGGGAGATTATTCGAAAGAAACAAGAACTGACGGTCAAGTTCGCCCAGCAAACCAAAGAGCTTCGAACACAGCTCTTGCAGGGAAAAATCAAGCAGTCCCTGTTGGGGAAGCAATTTCAGTCAATGGAGAACATCTCCTCCATAAAGAAGAGCCAGGAGATGAAAATCCAGATGTTAGAGAAGGAGCTGGAGGACATGAAAGCCGAGATGGTTCAGCAGGACCACCAGGCACACTTGCAGTTCCTGCAGCAAAAGACACACCTAATGAGAGAGACACAGGAACTACAGTCACTGCAGGCAGGAGACTGTGACACCCCGGAGGTTAGGCTGAAAGCCCAGCTCTTCCAGTCCACAGCCAAGAAAGTGAACTCGGAATTTTGCATTAGTGTCTGCAGAGAGAACCTGGAGCTCCAGGAGGACCTATTGAAGCTAATCCGGGAGTTCCACAAGCTAGAGTCTATAAAGAGGAAATTAGAGACGTGGAAAGAGTGGTTGAAGGAGGAACAGTGGTATCGAGAAGCCTTAGTTAGGGGGAGAGGGCAGCTTAAGGCAAAGAGGGAGAGAAGTTATACTTGTGACCCTTGCCTCCCAAACCAGGGTGTCCTGAGGCCACATTGA